The Oryctolagus cuniculus chromosome 5, mOryCun1.1, whole genome shotgun sequence genome includes a region encoding these proteins:
- the MCHR2 gene encoding LOW QUALITY PROTEIN: melanin-concentrating hormone receptor 2 (The sequence of the model RefSeq protein was modified relative to this genomic sequence to represent the inferred CDS: substituted 1 base at 1 genomic stop codon): protein MEVLTFNISSQFLSISFRSRKKTIPGIYICNPAVADLVHIIGMPFLIHQWAQGGEWVFGGPLCTVITSLHTCNQFACSAIMTAMSMDRYLALVQPFRVTSWRTRCKTIRINLGLWAVSCILALPVWVYSKVIKFKDGVESCAFDLTSPDDVLWYTLYLTITTFFFPLPLILVCYILILCHTWFRFAPHTWEMYQQNKDVKCHNPSVPKQRVMKLTKMVLVLVAVFILSATPYHVIQLVNLQMEQPTLLFYVGYYLFICLSYASSSINTFLYILLSGNFRKRLPXLQRKVAEKEIIVKSSF, encoded by the exons ATGGAAGTGCTTACATTCAATATCAGTTCCCagtttctctccatttctttcaggTCTAGAAAAAAAACAATCCCTGGTATTTATATCTGCAACCCGGCTGTGGCTGATTTGGTCCACATCATTGGAATGCCTTTTCTTATTCATCAGTGGGCCCAGGGAGGAGAATGGGTATTTGGGGGGCCTCTTTGCACTGTGAtcacatccctgcatacctgcaACCAGTTTGCCTGTAGTGCCATCATGACTGCAATGAGCATGGATAG GTACTTGGCCCTCGTCCAACCATTTCGAGTGACGAGTTGGAGAACAAGGTGCAAGACCATTCGCATCAATTTGGGCCTTTGGGCAGTTTCCTGCATTCTGGCATTGCCCGTCTGGGTCTACTCGAAGGTCATCAAATTTAAAGACGGCGTCGAGAGTTGTGCTTTTGATTTAACATCCCCTGACGATGTACTCTG GTATACACTTTATTTAACAATAACaacatttttcttccctttacCCTTGATTTTGGTgtgctatattttaattttatgccatacttggt tccggtttgctccccacacttgggaGATGTATCAACAAAATAAAGATGTCAAGTG CCACAATCCAAGTGTCCCAAAGCAGAGAGTGATGAAGCTGACAAagatggtgctggtgctggtggcaGTCTTCATCCTAAGTGCCACCCCCTATCATGTGATACAGCtggtgaacttgcagatggagcAGCCCACGCTGCTCTTCTATGTGGGCTATTACCTCTTCATCTGTCTCAGCTATGCCAGCAGCAGCATTAATACTTTTCTCTACATTCTGCTGAGTGGAAATTTCCGAAAACGTCTGCCTTGACTACAGAGGAAGGTGGCTGAGAAGGAAATCATAGTGAAATCAAGCTTTTAG